From the Candidatus Hydrogenedentota bacterium genome, the window ATCCATCGCTCTCCGGCGGTTCCGGCGGACGCCCTTCCCCGCGTGGTGCTGGCCGCCGACGGGGTGTGGTGAGCCCCATGGCCCCGAGCATTCATATCCGCGACCTGCGCTTCGCCTGGCCAGGCCAGGTTGCACCGTGTCTCACCCTGTCCGCCCTGGATGTGGGCCAGGGTGAGCAGGTGTTCATCCAGGGCGAAAGCGGCGCCGGCAAGAGCACCCTGCTCAACCTCATCGGCGGCGTGGTAATGCCCCGGGAAGGCCGTATCCAGATCCTCGGCCAGCCCCTGGACGCCCTGTCGGCCCCCGCCCGGGACCGCTTCCGGGTCGATCACATCGGCTTCATCTTCCAGCAGTTCAATCTGCTGCCCTATCTGTCGGCCCTCGACAACGTCCTCCTGCCCTGCCGCTTCTCCACTACCCGGGCCCGGCGAGCCGGCGCCCGGCCCGTGGAGGCGGCGCAACGGCTCCTGGATGCCCTGGAGGTGGATGCCGCCGACACAGCCCGGCCGGCGAGCACCCTGTCCGTCGGGCAACAGCAGCGGGTGGCTGCCGCCCGGGCGCTGATCGGGCGGCCGGAGCTGATCCTCGCCGACGAG encodes:
- a CDS encoding ATP-binding cassette domain-containing protein; the encoded protein is MAPSIHIRDLRFAWPGQVAPCLTLSALDVGQGEQVFIQGESGAGKSTLLNLIGGVVMPREGRIQILGQPLDALSAPARDRFRVDHIGFIFQQFNLLPYLSALDNVLLPCRFSTTRARRAGARPVEAAQRLLDALEVDAADTARPASTLSVGQQQRVAAARALIGRPELILADE